The following are encoded in a window of Polyodon spathula isolate WHYD16114869_AA unplaced genomic scaffold, ASM1765450v1 scaffolds_1723, whole genome shotgun sequence genomic DNA:
- the LOC121310092 gene encoding ras-related protein Rab-1A-like, which produces MNPEYDYLFKLLLIGDSGVGKSCLLLRFADDTYTESYISTIGVDFKIRTIELDGKTIKLQIWDTAGQERFRTITSSYYRGAHGIIVVYDVTDQESYNNVKQWLQEIDRYASENVNKLLVGNKCDLTTKKVVDYTTAKEFADSLAIPFLETSAKNATNVEQAFMTMAAEIKRRMGPGTTSDAKPNLKIDSTPVRQSGGGCC; this is translated from the exons ATGAATCCGGAATA tgaCTACCTGTTCAAGCTCCTCCTGATTGGTGATTCGGGGGTCGGGAAGTCCTGCCTCCTGCTGCGATTCGCT gATGATACGTACACAGAGAGCTACATCAGCACGATCGGGGTGGACTTCAAAATCAGGACCATTGAGCTGGACGGGAAGACTATCAAGCTGCAGATT TGGGACACTGCCGGGCAGGAGAGGTTCCGCACCATCACTTCCAGTTACTACAGAGGAGCCCATGGCATCATCGTGGTGTACGACGTCACGGATCAG GAGTCGTACAACAATGTGAAGCAGTGGCTGCAGGAGATCGACCGCTACGCCAGCGAGAATGTGAACAAGCTCCTCGTGGGAAACAAGTGCGACCTGACCACTAAGAAAGTGGTGGACTACACGACGGCGAAG GAATTCGCAGACTCCCTGGCCATCCCCTTCCTGGAAACCAGCGCCAAGAATGCCACCAACGTGGAGCAGGCCTTCATGACGATGGCAGCGGAGATCAAGAGGCGTATGGGACCAGGAACGACGAGCGACGCCAAGCCCAACCTGAAGATCGACAGCACCCCCGTGAGGCAGTCAGGAGGTGGCTGCTGCTag